In Syngnathus scovelli strain Florida chromosome 12, RoL_Ssco_1.2, whole genome shotgun sequence, the genomic window taaatccttaaaactcttcgtcctccgtgtcacttacaaacaaagccactCATGATGCCGGCCGGTAGTACgtagggcccttcgtcatcttcgtcatcctgtgatcgaatctttgtcctttatgtaaacaaccgccgcaccacgctgctgacgtcacttgaaattaaaattacagtaatcccttgctacatcgcggttcgtttatcgcggtgtcactttttttttttaattttgaaaatttttgaaaaaattcacatataccgtaatttccggactataagtcgcgttttttttcatagtttgggtggggggggggcgacttatactcaggagcgacttatatatgttttttttcacaaatttttacttgatcattaagacatcacttacttacaagtatagttgaccacttcccatgttaattttagtatagttgatcacttcacatacttttatatctttatcttgaacatattcaaaacataaaaaaatagagaaaacatcaaataaagcaattaatactttaaagcaccatatccaagtccactgtctgctgtatgtacacttgctccatttttgctcctcttataattattattattatttattattatttgtttatttatcatttattcaacacttatttattcattgtttgtgccttcttgggtttttttgtgttgcttgtatgcatatgtgtactatctcaccgagggatagtgggaacgtaatttcaatctctttgtgtcttggtgtatgaaaaaaaaagaaaaatcgacaataaagcagactttgactttgataaaacaaccaaataaacaaaacaaaaaactacatctgaaaaaactacatctgaaaaaaaaaatattatatatgttacgtcaggcccgttctcagctcctcgtttgtgtttgtcacgttagcatacctatcgtttagcctgttgctatcatatcgaacgatcgatggatttaatgaattggagtgacactgatggttttataaacatgttattcgtgtaatagttgtccttaatcactctatatgttacgtcaggcccgttctcagctctttgtttgtgtttgttacgTTAGCatgcctatcgtttagcctgttgttgctaccgtttagcctgttgttgctcgttcatgactgtttttggtgtggaattttgtcaaataaattcccccccaaaatgcgacttatactccggagcgacttatatatgtttattttcactttttggggcattttatggctggtgcgacttatactccggagcgacttatagtccggaaaatacggtaagtcgctcctcagtataagacgcccccccacccaaagtatgaaaaaaaaccgcgacttatagtctgaaaaatacggtatctatctatctatctgtccgtccgtccgtccgcccgacCCCCGCCggcccgcccgtccgtccgtccgtccgtccgtccgtccatccatccatccatccatccatccatccatccatccatccatcgtcaCGTATTGTGAGCGATGTCCGCTGTTGAGCCAGGAAAAACAAAAGTGTGGAGTAtagagttggttctttattggcaagatcttgggttgtttaatggcggtcagtacacatgGCACGGCAGCAGATGACACAAGAACTTCCTTCTCCAGGGCAGcttgttttatactgtccggacaAGGCGGgaaaatgtcacatgaccatttgGTATCTGTGAGTGTGGGGGGCGTCAcccccctgtgtgtgtgtgcatgtgtgtgtctatgtgtgtgtgtttatacagTTCTGTGTGTTGTGTTCATGTTCTGATTGAGCAGTTATGTTTATATAAACTAATGAAAAGAATTGCACACATATGAACATTAAAATGTACATGAGATTGTCTACCTAACAGAATATGTACacattgtctgtctgtctgtctgtctgtctgtctgtgcggatggttgttctctGTACCCTGcaatcggctggcaaccggttcaagctcgcctactgcctgatgactgctgggataggctccagcacgcccgcgaccaccgtggagacaagcagtatagcaaatggatggatggatggatggatggatggatggatggatggatggatggatggatggatggatggatggatggatgatcacTTCTATGTGGTGATGTAGCTTGTTCTGACAAGTCTCCTGTTGGAATTATTTTGTTAAAAAGTTAGTTGTACatgtttgcattaaaaaaaaaaaaaaaaagaaaaaagaaaattgacctTCGGGGGTTGTTTTGCAGTCATTTATCCAAAATTGAATTGTAACGTGGCCGGCGTATTATGTTCCAAAATTCGGACTGATCACTTCGAAATtaccttatttaaaaaaaaaaaaaaaaaagggtaggAGAAGTAATGTTTTTAAACAAGAATCATAATGTATAGAGCACCTTCCTTATCAATTTGATCTAAAAAATACAAACGTTTTTGATTCCTCCAAAAAATTCTTtgcgaccccaaacttttgaacgggaaTGAAGACCGCAACGCTTATTCACCGCGTCATAAATGGCAGTACCCATCATCCGTAGCGTAACAACGTCACAGTGCGACGACACATCACGTGTGTGGGTGGAGCGTCATTGTTGCGGCGCCGCGTTAGCACCAAGTGGCTAATGTGAAGCTGAGTGTTGGCAGGCTGGAAAACATCGAATatttgcacctttttttttttttttttttaaagcttggcTTTCGCAAACACCAGACCTCCACCTAAGACAAAATGCCCCCGAAGAAGCCGGCTCCAGTCGCAGGGAATAAAAAAACGCAAgaaaagaagaaggaaaaaattattgaggtattttaaaaaaaaaaggaaatcacgAGTTAGCATGTCAGCGTGCGGCTAGCCGTCGCTGCTAAGGTGCTAGCACGCGAGCGAACGTCCTCACACGAACAGCTCAATGAACGTTATTTCCTCAAAGTGTTTTAGTTGTGTCAGAATTACTCAAAGATTTCGTACTAGTACAACTGAGCTAAGATTAGTCCTGTCTCGGCCCCCGTGGAACGCAAGCTTGCCAACGTCACCACGACCTGCTGGTCATGACGTCGTGTGTAGCAGTTATACTGCGTTTAAAGTACTTCATCTATAATGTCAGCAAAAAGCTAATTCAATCCTGACATACTGTATGCCCTACATTCAGTCGGGGGCTCGTTGGTGGCGTGTCCTCTTATTGGTCTCGTCAAACTAACTTGAGCCACATCTCATGTACACCAATAACTATAGTAAGGGAAATGGCAATCCTAGTTTCAAAACGTTTGTAAATACTGAGATGCTTAATTGAAGCAACTACTTGTTACCACATAACCCAACACACAAGTAATATTTTCTTGATTTTGAGTAGCTGCGGTTTCTGAGTGCTGACCTTTGCCCCACTGCATCCTCTAATGTAGCCCAGGGATTTGTTTTTCCCACCTGGCATTCTGATTCTTTTTATACCCCAAAATGATATCCAGGGTGTAGATTGTACAGTTTACTGTTCTTTGACACAGATATTTTTGTCTTCATTGTTGTTATTGTAATTCACCATCTATTTACTCTGTGCTCCAGGATAAAACGTTTGGCTTGAAGAACAAAAAAGGCGCCAAGCAACAGAAGTTCATCAAGAACGTCACGCAGCAAGTCAAATATGGACAACAAAACGCCCGGCAGGTCAGTGAGAAACATTGGCATTTGGCTTTTGGTATCAAATGTGCCCAGAACTCTTGAGTCATGGCATGCGCACATGCGCAGGTGGCTCAGGCGGAGGCCGAAAAGGCCAACAAGAAGACAGACAAGAAGAAAGAGTTGGATGAGCTCAATGAGCTCTTCAAGCCAGTCGTTGCTGCCCAGAAAGTCAACAAAGGTAGCACTATtcaaatcaatgtttttttatttttttatagaaaCTCTGATTGCatactcttgtgtttttctctttctttgAGGTGTGGACCCCAAGTCAGTGCTGTGCGCATTCTACAAGCAGGGCCAGTGCACCAAAGGAGACAAGTGCAAGTTCAGTCACGACTTGTCCATGGAGAGAAAGTGCGAGAAGAGGAGCGTCTACGTGGACGAGCGGGACGAGGAGCTGGAGAAAGGTGAGCGGCGGAATAGAGGTTGGCTGAACGAGGACAAAGACTAAAAGAACTTCTGGGCCTCATAGACACCATGGACAACTGGGATGAGAAGAAGCTGGAGGAGGTAGTCAACAAGAAGCACGGCGAGGCAGAGAAGAAGAAATCCAAAACTCAGATCGTAAGATTTGGAGCCGTTTTGTCATTGTGATGCCAAATTTTCACAAACGATTCTAAGAAGGATGTCATGCACTGCGGCAGGTGTGCAAGTTCTTTCTGGACGCCATCGAGAACAACAAATACGGCTGGTTTTGGGTGTGCCCGGCAGGAGGGGGAGATTGTATGTACCGGCATGCCCTGCCGCCAGGGTTTGTGCTGAAGAAGgacaagaagaaggaggagaaggACCAGGAGATCTCCATGGAGGAGCTGATAGAGAGTGAGGTGAGCtaagccactgctttgtgtaagccAAAATCAAGTCAATTTACCCAAACGCATggtcaaaacaaaaaattattcaaatttgtatcGCCAAATATACCGTTGGGTGTAGGACTGACTAGATTTATGCAGTGATAAGATGTTTCGGCCATTATTGGTCAGTCTGTCAAGGTGTTCAAATTACTGTTTGGTTTGCAGCGTGCGGCGCTCGGTGCCAGTGTGACCCGCATCACCCTGGAGACGTTCCTGGCTTGGAAGAAGAGGAAACGGCAGGAGAAGGTGGGAACGCTTTCCATTCACTCCTGCAGATTTTGTCACTGTTTATGTTGCGACTAATGAAGCAGTCATCTCTCCCAGGTGGCCAAAGCCCAGGAGGAGATGGAGAAGAAGAAGGCAGACTTCAAGGCCGGCAAGTCGCTGGTGGTAAGCGGCCGCGAGGTGTTTGAATTCCGACCAGAGCTGGTGGACGACGACGACGCAGAAGCGGACGAGACACGATACTCCAACAGGggagacgatgatgacgacgactatGACCAGGAAAAGGTCAGAGTCGTCGCACAACCAAAGATTAGACACCAATTGTTTGAAAGGCTTTATCTGTTGCATTGGAAAGTTTGTATGTCCTTGCTCATTCGAAAACGCCCCTCGTATTACGCGTGGCTGCAGGACGACACCATGCAGGTCCAGGACATAGACCTGTCCCGCTTTGTTCCTCAAGAAGTGGATAACACGGGAATCACCGTGGCCGCCGTGGACCGCTTCACTGCCATGAGTAAGAGTCAGAAGATGAACCAGGACAAACGTAAGAAAATGACAAGACTGAGCCACACACAATGCTCTGGCATGTGCGGGCAAGGAGGGACACACAATGGTTGATTCAGTTTTAGCTGCTAAGATTTTAAAATTGTTGGCCGACTTTCAAACGACGAGCGACCCCACAGGGAATGGGGGAAAAGAGTTGTCGCACTTTTGAACATAACTCGTGTTCTGTGCCACCATACGGCAAGagcaacacatcacacacaaaggGACAAAGCATTACATTTGTCTAAATAAGCTCCTCAATTGACAACATAATTCCTTGTTTACAACATAATTCCTTATTGCCAACAAAGCATCAAGGCCGAAAATAGGTGAGCAAATTgtgagcttgtttttttttctttttcctgtgaATAGAACAGCTAAATGGCGCATGCGGCGGCTCTGATGCCAACGGGCCGTTGGGGGCTGAGGGAGACGGGGAGGCTGGAGGAGGGGAAGACGAGGACGGCTGCGACGTACCTGTGGACGAGAACTTGTTCACCGGGGAAGATCTGGAGGAACTGGACGAAGAGCTCTACACGCTGGCACTGGACGACTGAGCGCGACATGGAGATGACAcagtggatggatgcatggacacTTTAAGTTTTGATTTTTAAGTTGCAGAGACTCTGTAACAAAAGCTCAATCACGTGACCGCCAGGCTCCTCCCCCACTTCCAACTTCTacgctttttttcccccgcaaTGATTGAAATAGTCACAGCAAGGAAATGTAGTGGACGAAACGAACAGCTGTGATTCTGTTCTAAGAAATTATTCTGTTCTTTCACCAAAACTCTACAGTATCCCATGTATACAATGAGCTGCCTCTACGTTAATGTTGCGCTAAAGAGAGATTGGGAAGGAGGGGTCCTCCGGTCTAGGTAGCCTCTCGCAACCAACAGGTGAGTAATGTGACTGTAAATTATGTTCACTGATGTCATTGAAcaggaataataaaaaaaaaatacagtgcacACACATGGTCTCACTTCAttgattaaaatgttttaaaagttGTGCACCGACAGGCAAAGCATagaagagaaaacaaaaacaaagttctGCTGTTGAtctgctgtttttattttgacttggAAAGATGTCGCAGCCGgaacacatttggacatacaaaAACcccttcaaattaaaaaaaaaagccaagtaaAAATTGCAACTCGTAGGAGCTTTAACTTGAGTCTAATTGCAAAAGACATTGGTTTCATGTCAAAATGTGATTTTATGCCCCTGTGCATTCTACCTACTCACAGCAGCTAGAAATGAGACTTGACTATGAAAAGTAAaggaatttataaaaaaaaaaaaaaaaaatggcccacTGAAAGCTCACATTGAAGCTCAGGGCAAGGTCAGCGAGCAGATGCGTAAGGTCAGACGGAAGTTAAAGGTCGTGTCAAGAAGTCTCCCGTCCATGTGGGTCGTCAGGTCTGTCAGGTCGGGTCATTTTGTCATGACAACAGTCGCCTGGAAAACGAGAAGCTGCACAGTTACTCATGCACAAACGTCACTTCCTGTATAATTTAGTCAAAGTGATGTTTGCACGAGGCAATAACACAACTAGGTGCATTACAGTGGttagtttgacttttttttgtcccacttGTTCCCTCCTGACCTCTGGAACACAAATAGACGACgctgcggccattttgtttgacGAATACCAAGCTGCACGTGACTTCTTTTGCCATTTCTGAAGATAGTCAAAAAGGCCACCGTGGCAAACTTACCTGCCGGGTGTCGGCGTGCTAGTACGTGCGAAGCCTTTTGTGCGACTCCTCTCTGGGTGGATCTGCCAGCATCACCTTCATCTTCACGCCGTTGACCACACGGCTGTGGAGCATCGCCATGGCCTCATTGGCACACTCGATACAAGAAGCCGAAACACACTTAACATTTGCAATCGCTTTTTTTACTTAGTTTTTCATCAGACTGGATTTTCACCTGCTTCTCAGCATACTTTGCGTAACCAACATTCCTGCCTGGAACCAAGTGAACCTCTATCAGGGAACCAAAGCGGctacaaacaaacacaccagttaaaaaaaaaaatgaccaggATCTTGGCCCACCCTGGTCAAGGTGCTTGAAATATGAGAACTATCTCTCAGCGTGCTTCAGTACAAGTGAGCGAGCGGCTCTTGGATCAGGCTGCGTGCGTCCCTTATGAGGCCTCCAAGCTCGAGTGACTATTACGAGCGATTGGCCACGTGGGGCACTTACCAGAAAACGTCCTCCAGCACGTCCACAGGCAAAGGGGCAGGGCTGAAGACCAAAAACAAGCGCTCCTTTGTCTTGCTTTCGGGGGGTGCATGTTTCTTGGGTGGCGGCAAGCTGACGTCCGTCTGTATCCGGACAGGAGGCGGCCCGGCGAATCCCTGGCGGGAGTGAGCACCATTTGTCACACTTGACATGGGTGACTTCATTTGTACATCCACATGGAGAAAGGCTGAGCAGTGCAAATGTACCAGATGAGAAGTGGCGGATTTGATGCCTTGGCTGTTGGGGGCTCCGTTCCACACCGATGACATCACCTGGGTGGCGACAAACTGCATGGCCATTCTACCTACTGaactaaacacacacaaagtatATGTCAATAAGCTGTCCCCTTATTTCAGCCCTGCCAAGAAGTGTCAGCCATCTTGGTGGGGTTCGACGTTTCTTTGTTGGGGCTTTACCCGCTACGATCTTCTCCGTCATCCATAAAATTGACAACCAGTCTGTTTCCTGGCGGATATTCAAATCCGTTCAGTTTGTCTTTGGCATAAAGTGCTGAGCCCAGGTTGCTGTAGCGAATCATGGCGTGCCCTGCAAGCACACCAATGTAAAACCATTCAAAGAATTACGATGTGGCCCAACACCCAGCCACCCCCACCTTTGCTCATCCCGTATGCATCCCGCTGCAGCTCGCAGTATTCCATCGCTGGGATGAGGTCAAACAGCGCAAAAATCTGCTCCTGGGTCAGCGCGGCGCGAGTTGACACCATTAGACAGCGGGTCAAGTCGGCGCCGCCGCGGTAGTCCATCATGGGGTAGCTGACGGGTTCGGACATGTTGAAGGGGTACACGGTCATGGAATCGGCGCCGCCAGAGTAGTCGCTCCTGGTCGCCATGTTGTTGTAGTCTTCAGAGGAGTAGGTTGCTTTGCTGCGAGGCTCTGCCAGAATGGCCCGGTATGCTGCGGCAAAGGCCACGCGCACGCACGTCAATACACGCTGATAGCTAAGTGATCAACTAAAGAAGTGGGTATTTCACAATACAGACGTAAAACGTGTGGAAACCAAGACCAGATTGTCATCATGGTGACATTTTCCTAATGTCAATAAAAGTTGCAAAAGAAGGGGTCTTGCCTTTGTCGCAGTTCTCGATGGCCAAGGCGGCTTGGGAGGGTTTGAAGTACCTGACGTAGCCCAGACCTTTACTCTCTCCCGTCTGCTTGTTCTTGATGACGACGCAATATTCAATGTCGCCGTACTCCTGAGGGAACGCCAAATACAGAgataatctcttttttttttttcttctttttaaagtccactttccagactccgctgggtaggactggatgcccttcctgacaccaacccaaggggaaattgattttctgtaggggttgactcccttagcccaattccaacccttaatgctgagtgccaagcagggaggcaatggttcccatttttatagtctttggtatgacccggccggggtttgaacccacaaccttccagtctcagggcggacactctactactaggccactgagctggtcaacGGAGATAATCTCTTTATTGGAGGAAAACGATGTCAACAAACAACAGCCTTTTGCAGCCCTTGTGAAGACTACCATCACAACTTTTCTAGAGATGCAGACACAAATAAATTCCCAGCTAAAATAGTCACAGAATTTTATCTTCATAACACAGTGAAGAATCACGAGAACTAATTTTCAGAAACAAAAATTTAATGTCAAGGTCTGATTTGTGAACATATCACAGCAACATCTCTCAAGTATTT contains:
- the zc3h15 gene encoding zinc finger CCCH domain-containing protein 15 isoform X2, coding for MPPKKPAPVAGNKKTQEKKKEKIIEDKTFGLKNKKGAKQQKFIKNVTQQVKYGQQNARQAEAEKANKKTDKKKELDELNELFKPVVAAQKVNKGVDPKSVLCAFYKQGQCTKGDKCKFSHDLSMERKCEKRSVYVDERDEELEKDTMDNWDEKKLEEVVNKKHGEAEKKKSKTQIVCKFFLDAIENNKYGWFWVCPAGGGDCMYRHALPPGFVLKKDKKKEEKDQEISMEELIESERAALGASVTRITLETFLAWKKRKRQEKVAKAQEEMEKKKADFKAGKSLVVSGREVFEFRPELVDDDDAEADETRYSNRGDDDDDDYDQEKDDTMQVQDIDLSRFVPQEVDNTGITVAAVDRFTAMSKSQKMNQDKQQLNGACGGSDANGPLGAEGDGEAGGGEDEDGCDVPVDENLFTGEDLEELDEELYTLALDD
- the rbm45 gene encoding RNA-binding protein 45, whose protein sequence is MDESHSSTKQATETWNLDDPPNSRLFLVASRTVTEEELRERFSVFGDVQGVWVVKDKQTKESKGICYVKFAKSSQACLAMEEMHGKAMLDGTKPIKVFIAQSRSSSSHRDVEDEELTRIFVMIPKTFSEEDLRDTFKEYGDIEYCVVIKNKQTGESKGLGYVRYFKPSQAALAIENCDKAYRAILAEPRSKATYSSEDYNNMATRSDYSGGADSMTVYPFNMSEPVSYPMMDYRGGADLTRCLMVSTRAALTQEQIFALFDLIPAMEYCELQRDAYGMSKGHAMIRYSNLGSALYAKDKLNGFEYPPGNRLVVNFMDDGEDRSGSVGRMAMQFVATQVMSSVWNGAPNSQGIKSATSHLGFAGPPPVRIQTDVSLPPPKKHAPPESKTKERLFLVFSPAPLPVDVLEDVFCRFGSLIEVHLVPGRNVGYAKYAEKQCANEAMAMLHSRVVNGVKMKVMLADPPREESHKRLRTY
- the zc3h15 gene encoding zinc finger CCCH domain-containing protein 15 isoform X1, translating into MPPKKPAPVAGNKKTQEKKKEKIIEDKTFGLKNKKGAKQQKFIKNVTQQVKYGQQNARQVAQAEAEKANKKTDKKKELDELNELFKPVVAAQKVNKGVDPKSVLCAFYKQGQCTKGDKCKFSHDLSMERKCEKRSVYVDERDEELEKDTMDNWDEKKLEEVVNKKHGEAEKKKSKTQIVCKFFLDAIENNKYGWFWVCPAGGGDCMYRHALPPGFVLKKDKKKEEKDQEISMEELIESERAALGASVTRITLETFLAWKKRKRQEKVAKAQEEMEKKKADFKAGKSLVVSGREVFEFRPELVDDDDAEADETRYSNRGDDDDDDYDQEKDDTMQVQDIDLSRFVPQEVDNTGITVAAVDRFTAMSKSQKMNQDKQQLNGACGGSDANGPLGAEGDGEAGGGEDEDGCDVPVDENLFTGEDLEELDEELYTLALDD